The following proteins come from a genomic window of Nitrospirota bacterium:
- a CDS encoding glycosyltransferase family 1 protein translates to MKAGLDEQHSNQHKTLKKVLLVYSSKPPIMQYLASAFSRKGISTEMVYADANHWFDRHIIHPANKILHNLRILPKDKNVFSDHPLSHKNYRSSNLRKTYQHFNPDLVLIIRGIGFQNDVLNEIRRNTPLFCWWIEKEERIEEALGEINLFDWYFFINSSCVDMGIQKGFSNISLLHHSVDPDTFYPMDNIDKEIDICFVGNWSPKRQQVIEALLDVTDNIVIYGRKWIKKNFLNSGIKQCVKGKYIDGSALVTLYNKSRIVVNITNWGFGEGKKRSGMNMRVLEVPATGAFLLTDGSRDMEAVATPGKHMAVYGSIEDCVILAKYYLSNASEREAIAKESCLHIRTNYTYANVVNRIIDTYNRLIKHQ, encoded by the coding sequence ATGAAGGCAGGGTTAGACGAACAGCATTCAAATCAACATAAAACCCTGAAAAAGGTTTTGTTAGTTTATTCTTCAAAACCTCCAATCATGCAATACCTTGCTTCTGCTTTTAGCCGTAAAGGGATATCCACGGAAATGGTTTATGCGGATGCGAACCATTGGTTTGATCGTCATATAATACATCCTGCCAATAAGATACTTCATAACTTACGCATACTTCCAAAGGATAAAAATGTTTTTTCTGATCATCCTCTCTCTCACAAAAATTATAGGAGTTCCAATCTGAGAAAAACATATCAACACTTTAATCCTGATCTGGTTCTCATTATCCGTGGAATCGGTTTTCAGAACGATGTATTAAATGAAATCAGGAGGAATACTCCCCTTTTTTGCTGGTGGATAGAAAAAGAAGAGCGTATAGAAGAAGCGCTCGGGGAAATAAATTTATTTGACTGGTATTTTTTTATAAACTCATCATGTGTTGATATGGGAATACAAAAGGGGTTTTCAAACATCAGTCTGCTCCATCATTCAGTCGATCCTGATACGTTTTATCCGATGGATAATATAGACAAGGAGATAGATATATGTTTTGTCGGCAATTGGTCCCCAAAGAGACAGCAGGTTATTGAAGCTCTGCTCGACGTTACTGACAATATTGTTATCTATGGCAGAAAATGGATAAAGAAGAATTTTCTAAACTCCGGAATAAAACAATGTGTTAAAGGTAAATATATTGATGGCTCTGCGTTGGTAACGTTATATAATAAAAGCAGGATTGTAGTGAACATTACAAACTGGGGCTTTGGGGAAGGCAAAAAACGCAGCGGGATGAATATGAGGGTGCTGGAGGTGCCTGCAACAGGCGCTTTTTTGCTTACAGACGGCTCGCGGGATATGGAGGCTGTTGCAACACCAGGCAAGCACATGGCAGTTTATGGAAGCATAGAGGATTGTGTAATATTGGCTAAGTATTATCTTAGCAATGCTTCTGAAAGAGAAGCGATAGCCAAGGAAAGTTGCCTGCATATCCGCACTAATTATACTTACGCCAATGTAGTTAACCGCATTATAGATACATATAACAGACTAATAAAACATCAATAA
- a CDS encoding glycosyltransferase, translating to MKKKILILDTGKEWGGGTNSLLELLKRIDKTRYSFTLLFYNNYKKGTDSDIRTEAEKLGVRFLLLEQEKQPVFVKIAKELSRLTFFFSGQLKRYSVFFIDYHFRTKQNAEKISELLKNLRIDLLYMNNQPSSNLEGIIAAKITGIPTIQHSRTEATLNSFEVRAVNQWLKKMICVSEGVKNSFIRQGVDKSKCAVVYNGIAIETVPNASRQDIRKTWGIADKDILIGTVGSLIKRKRFRDLIEAFSVITKKTEHPVKCMIIGKGPEKENLMTKVKERNLDSSIIFTDFQSDAISHINALDIFVLTSKSEGLPRVILEAMLMGKPVIASNVTGCNELVIDGETGFLVPVGKTGAIAAAVLGLIENPALRKQMGENAKERIIRNFSIERYVSGVEKVFEEVLGH from the coding sequence ATGAAAAAGAAAATTCTTATCCTTGACACAGGCAAAGAATGGGGCGGAGGCACTAACAGTCTTCTTGAACTTCTCAAGAGAATTGATAAGACCAGATACAGCTTCACTTTACTGTTCTACAACAATTACAAGAAAGGAACCGATTCCGACATAAGGACAGAGGCAGAAAAACTCGGAGTAAGATTTCTGCTTTTAGAACAGGAGAAACAGCCTGTCTTTGTTAAGATAGCCAAAGAACTTTCAAGACTGACATTTTTTTTCAGCGGACAGTTAAAAAGATATTCCGTATTCTTCATTGATTATCACTTCAGAACTAAACAGAATGCAGAAAAAATCTCAGAACTTTTGAAAAATCTCAGGATAGACCTGCTTTATATGAACAATCAGCCGTCATCAAACTTAGAGGGGATTATAGCCGCTAAAATAACAGGCATACCAACGATACAGCACAGCCGGACTGAGGCCACGCTTAACTCCTTTGAAGTTAGGGCTGTTAACCAGTGGCTTAAAAAAATGATATGCGTCTCTGAGGGGGTGAAAAACAGTTTTATCAGGCAGGGTGTCGATAAATCAAAATGCGCAGTAGTTTATAATGGTATAGCTATTGAAACAGTCCCTAACGCATCGCGTCAGGACATAAGAAAAACATGGGGGATAGCTGACAAAGACATTTTAATAGGAACTGTGGGCTCTCTTATTAAAAGAAAGCGTTTCAGAGATTTAATAGAGGCATTTTCTGTCATTACAAAAAAGACCGAACATCCTGTTAAATGCATGATTATCGGGAAAGGCCCGGAAAAAGAAAACCTAATGACTAAAGTAAAAGAAAGAAATCTTGACAGCAGTATTATCTTTACTGATTTCCAATCAGATGCAATCTCACATATAAATGCATTGGATATTTTTGTCTTGACTTCCAAAAGCGAGGGATTGCCGCGGGTTATCCTTGAGGCAATGCTTATGGGAAAACCCGTTATAGCCTCAAATGTTACAGGATGCAATGAACTTGTTATTGATGGTGAGACAGGGTTTCTTGTGCCTGTGGGAAAGACAGGAGCAATTGCCGCCGCAGTCCTCGGGCTGATAGAAAACCCTGCATTGAGAAAACAGATGGGAGAAAATGCAAAGGAACGGATAATCAGAAACTTTTCTATTGAAAGATATGTTTCGGGTGTTGAAAAGGTTTTTGAAGAGGTGTTAGGGCATTGA
- a CDS encoding O-antigen ligase family protein, translating into MNIQKKVLQIDYAILFCLSLLIFVLPIAHTATIRSFALFTPAALLIFRYYFTKDFRWIKTSFELPFMAFLIAAAASLMTSVDFRESLKEIRGELLTPILLFYISYLAVKKDSDGILLTRVLFIGSLVFSIASFYALYMKGGSLFEATYRAGGLRDPGGGEIAGLYHTMVIPFLFWGMFYFRKASQRIALYALFAINLAGLHVTFTRAAYLALTVQAILAGILLLRKRRWLLSSVIFFVIFLTGFAYIENKLIRNQDNLNKMPSLEEYSKMSPEEIEKGYSADMGAGHRLAMWKTAADEILKNPFYPHGYSRFLFGKAVRTAQNKHFIYPQVHNTFIGVTFELGIQGLVVFLWMIGAFAWACWRYWVTAKEDMPQYFSASLITMMAGYWVNNFFGSFDGDDSKLLFMMLLGIGMAVMHKLPKEKSIDKKA; encoded by the coding sequence ATGAATATACAAAAAAAAGTTCTTCAGATTGACTATGCAATATTATTTTGCTTAAGCCTCCTGATTTTTGTCCTTCCCATTGCTCACACAGCAACTATCCGCTCTTTTGCGCTTTTCACTCCTGCGGCGCTGCTCATATTCAGGTATTATTTCACAAAAGACTTCAGATGGATTAAGACATCTTTTGAGTTGCCGTTCATGGCATTCTTAATAGCTGCCGCAGCTTCTCTGATGACCTCTGTCGATTTCCGTGAAAGCTTAAAGGAGATAAGGGGTGAACTCCTTACGCCTATCCTGCTCTTTTATATCTCTTACTTGGCAGTAAAAAAGGACAGTGACGGGATACTGCTCACACGGGTTCTTTTCATTGGAAGTCTTGTATTCAGCATTGCTTCTTTCTATGCCCTGTATATGAAAGGCGGCTCGTTATTTGAGGCAACTTACCGCGCCGGAGGCTTGAGAGACCCCGGCGGCGGAGAAATAGCCGGTTTATACCACACAATGGTAATTCCATTTCTATTTTGGGGGATGTTCTATTTCAGAAAGGCATCGCAACGCATAGCTCTTTACGCATTATTTGCAATAAACCTTGCAGGCTTGCATGTTACTTTCACAAGAGCGGCATATCTCGCATTAACCGTCCAGGCAATTTTAGCCGGCATTTTATTGCTCAGGAAAAGACGCTGGCTACTGAGTTCCGTTATTTTTTTCGTCATTTTTTTGACTGGGTTTGCATATATAGAAAACAAGTTGATACGAAATCAGGACAATTTGAACAAAATGCCGTCATTAGAAGAGTATTCGAAAATGTCACCTGAAGAAATAGAAAAAGGGTATTCTGCAGATATGGGCGCCGGACACCGTCTGGCAATGTGGAAGACCGCAGCAGATGAGATATTGAAAAACCCCTTCTATCCTCATGGCTACAGCAGGTTCCTCTTCGGGAAAGCGGTAAGAACTGCCCAGAACAAACATTTCATCTATCCGCAAGTTCATAATACATTTATAGGGGTAACATTTGAGCTTGGCATCCAGGGGCTGGTGGTTTTTTTATGGATGATAGGCGCATTCGCTTGGGCCTGCTGGCGATACTGGGTTACCGCCAAGGAAGACATGCCTCAGTATTTCTCAGCATCGTTGATTACCATGATGGCAGGTTACTGGGTTAATAATTTTTTTGGGAGTTTCGACGGTGACGACAGCAAATTGCTTTTTATGATGCTGCTTGGGATAGGAATGGCTGTTATGCACAAACTTCCAAAAGAAAAAAGCATTGATAAAAAGGCATGA
- a CDS encoding nucleotide sugar dehydrogenase, whose amino-acid sequence MIDQILKGEKAIAIVGLGYVGTPLAVEFGKVVGKVIGFDIKKQRTEELSNSNDITGEITAEDLKNSRIDFTSDPKRLREASVIIIAVPTPIDKYKIPDLKPLESASRIVGENIQRGSVVVYESTVYPGVTEDICVPIIEQYSGMKCGKDFRIGYSPERINPGDKDHNLTNIIKVVAGGDKETTELLAKIYGLVVKAGIHKAPDIRTAEAAKVIENIQRDLNIALINELAIIFHKLGLDTRAVLDAASTKWNFLRFEPGLVGGHCIGVDPYYLTFKAQSIGYHPEVILSGRRINDGMGKYIAEQAIKHLIKSNKAVKGSKILILGFTFKDNVKDIRNTRVIDIYNELREYGVEPHVHDPHASPDDVSGEYGIKLMQTPEEKRPFDGIIVAVKHKEYTDYSMEYLKGLCNSNASLIDVKGIYGKDEALKAGLNYWRL is encoded by the coding sequence ATGATTGACCAAATACTTAAAGGTGAAAAGGCAATTGCCATTGTGGGCCTTGGATACGTAGGCACGCCTCTGGCTGTTGAATTTGGGAAGGTAGTTGGAAAAGTCATAGGCTTTGACATCAAAAAGCAGCGGACAGAGGAACTTTCAAACAGTAATGACATAACAGGTGAAATTACAGCAGAAGATTTAAAGAACAGCCGTATAGATTTCACATCGGACCCCAAAAGGCTCAGAGAGGCATCTGTAATCATAATTGCTGTTCCTACACCTATCGACAAATACAAGATACCTGACTTGAAGCCTCTCGAATCAGCATCACGGATCGTCGGAGAAAATATTCAGCGAGGCTCTGTTGTAGTATACGAATCCACGGTGTATCCCGGAGTAACAGAGGATATCTGTGTGCCCATCATTGAACAATATTCCGGAATGAAATGCGGAAAAGACTTCAGAATTGGCTATTCTCCGGAAAGGATAAACCCCGGAGACAAAGACCACAATCTGACCAATATAATAAAAGTCGTAGCCGGAGGGGACAAAGAAACAACAGAACTACTTGCAAAGATATATGGACTTGTCGTAAAGGCAGGCATTCACAAAGCCCCTGATATCAGGACTGCCGAGGCTGCAAAGGTCATAGAAAACATACAGAGGGACCTCAATATCGCCCTCATTAATGAACTCGCCATTATATTCCACAAACTCGGGTTGGATACCAGAGCTGTTCTGGATGCCGCATCAACAAAATGGAATTTTCTAAGGTTTGAGCCAGGGCTCGTAGGCGGCCATTGTATAGGTGTTGATCCGTATTATCTGACTTTCAAGGCACAGTCTATCGGTTATCACCCGGAGGTAATCCTGTCAGGAAGGCGCATCAATGACGGCATGGGGAAATATATAGCAGAACAGGCAATAAAACATCTCATAAAATCAAATAAGGCGGTGAAAGGCAGCAAAATCCTCATTCTCGGATTTACATTCAAAGATAATGTGAAAGACATAAGAAACACGCGTGTAATAGATATCTATAACGAACTGAGGGAATACGGCGTTGAGCCTCACGTCCACGACCCTCATGCCAGTCCTGATGATGTGTCAGGAGAATATGGCATCAAGCTCATGCAAACCCCTGAAGAGAAACGCCCGTTTGACGGAATAATTGTTGCCGTCAAACACAAGGAATACACCGATTATTCTATGGAATATCTTAAGGGCCTGTGCAACAGTAATGCATCCCTTATAGATGTTAAAGGAATATACGGGAAGGATGAGGCATTGAAGGCAGGACTAAACTACTGGAGGCTTTAA
- a CDS encoding type 1 glutamine amidotransferase — MIVDALRLMSVLILKNVKTEGPGTIEDFLIEANIHYNIVELETEAVPETNNFDILVMMGGPMSVNEGDIYTYISKEEELTREFIKKGRKVLGICLGAQIMARALGANVYKGKEPEIGWYNIELTESGIKDNIMKKLALHPKAGDFWKKFSVFHWHGETFDMPEGAVRLAKSGLYPNQAFKYNDNAYAFQFHIEVSKEMVYDWLKNEPVDLNKIKAETEKLYEIYHGRAVNFYKAFFAKS, encoded by the coding sequence ATGATTGTTGATGCATTAAGGCTGATGTCTGTTTTGATTTTAAAGAATGTAAAGACAGAAGGCCCTGGAACCATAGAGGACTTTCTCATAGAAGCAAACATTCATTATAATATTGTAGAACTTGAAACTGAGGCTGTTCCGGAGACAAACAACTTCGATATACTTGTAATGATGGGAGGCCCGATGAGCGTGAATGAGGGTGACATCTATACTTACATCAGCAAGGAAGAAGAGCTAACAAGAGAATTTATAAAAAAAGGCAGGAAAGTCCTCGGCATATGCCTTGGCGCGCAGATAATGGCAAGGGCTCTTGGAGCAAATGTCTATAAGGGAAAAGAACCTGAGATAGGCTGGTATAATATAGAGCTTACAGAGTCAGGGATAAAAGACAATATTATGAAAAAACTTGCATTACATCCGAAGGCAGGAGATTTCTGGAAAAAATTCAGCGTATTTCACTGGCATGGGGAAACCTTTGACATGCCGGAAGGCGCTGTGAGGCTCGCAAAATCAGGCCTCTATCCTAATCAGGCATTTAAATACAACGACAATGCCTATGCGTTTCAGTTTCACATAGAAGTTTCAAAAGAGATGGTTTATGACTGGCTTAAAAACGAGCCTGTGGACTTAAATAAAATAAAAGCAGAGACTGAAAAACTTTACGAGATATACCATGGCAGGGCCGTGAATTTTTATAAGGCATTTTTTGCGAAAAGTTAA
- a CDS encoding glycosyltransferase family 9 protein has translation MIYMILTYIFSPLIYILIAARKKNPVSRILVVQTAKIGDLICSTPVFREARKKYPDAHISVIANPVTKELLEYNPNINEIITVKKTDYKGLSGKLKLSGLIRKGKYDIGICLNPNIPFAIALFWGLVPIRLSVMPDFSGFTFKLASVFFTHLEKHASGRMVIETYMQMLKAIGISSNDISKEVYKSKNADAKAEQIIGKIDKPLIGIAVSSGNKLKELGVDKIAGIVNMILDDIDADIVLVGSEHEIKTADAVLQAVGKKDRIINTLGKLHLKELPALIERLSLFIGVDTGITYMADALSIPLINIAGPSDMKDQRPTGKSAVIIQKSDLPCVPCSHTFKSPYYCKINTRGCIESIEAEDIFNRVKEFLLSQKYNL, from the coding sequence TTGATATATATGATTTTAACCTATATCTTTTCGCCTCTGATATATATATTAATTGCCGCAAGAAAGAAGAATCCTGTTTCGCGGATTTTAGTGGTTCAGACAGCAAAAATAGGGGATTTAATCTGTTCAACGCCGGTTTTTAGAGAGGCAAGAAAGAAATATCCTGATGCGCATATCAGTGTGATAGCAAATCCTGTTACAAAAGAATTGTTGGAATATAATCCGAATATTAACGAAATCATAACTGTAAAAAAAACAGATTATAAAGGACTGTCGGGGAAACTTAAATTATCCGGCCTGATACGAAAAGGTAAATACGATATAGGAATCTGTCTCAACCCTAACATTCCGTTTGCAATTGCCCTATTCTGGGGTCTTGTTCCAATCAGGCTTTCTGTAATGCCGGACTTTTCAGGGTTCACATTTAAACTCGCATCAGTATTTTTCACACACCTTGAAAAACATGCAAGCGGAAGAATGGTTATAGAAACTTATATGCAAATGCTGAAAGCCATTGGAATTTCAAGCAATGACATTTCAAAAGAAGTCTACAAATCAAAAAATGCAGATGCAAAAGCTGAACAAATCATAGGCAAGATTGATAAACCCCTGATAGGAATTGCAGTCAGCAGTGGGAATAAACTTAAAGAACTGGGAGTAGATAAAATTGCCGGCATCGTTAATATGATACTTGATGATATTGACGCTGATATCGTGCTTGTCGGTTCCGAACACGAAATAAAGACTGCAGACGCGGTTTTACAGGCAGTTGGCAAGAAAGACAGAATTATAAATACCTTGGGCAAACTGCATCTGAAAGAACTTCCGGCGCTCATTGAGCGGCTGTCGCTTTTTATCGGTGTGGACACAGGAATAACATACATGGCTGATGCGCTCTCAATCCCTCTTATTAACATTGCAGGGCCTTCAGACATGAAAGACCAGAGGCCCACAGGAAAGAGTGCTGTAATAATACAAAAATCAGACTTGCCATGTGTCCCATGTTCTCATACCTTTAAGAGTCCTTATTATTGTAAAATAAATACCAGAGGATGCATAGAATCCATTGAGGCAGAGGACATATTTAACAGAGTAAAAGAATTTCTCCTATCACAAAAATATAATTTATGA
- a CDS encoding class I SAM-dependent methyltransferase produces MHDINLRNCLLCGQKTVLLSSENDTLLKCMGCGVVFDESSMLGESYYENERVPHVDEKKIKSRRRNAKQRVKLICKMLKKESSLIDIGCGEGLFLQDAKKYVNNIYGIEPTKAYAAYAKETMNLDVHQGTLESFECPDNSFDMVTMFHVLEHLSSPSQALGKIYSWLKKNGHIVIEVPNIESPTAQYKGLNWELIYPEHRFYFSPTSLQHLLKKNNFEIVSMRFRDFDQYRTGIGTNLRKLGITFGVRKNKKQIKAAEKQTQPHATQKPKDSVLKGIRKTIQLPLRAFLGWLVMKLKRSDYILIIARKMEKNQ; encoded by the coding sequence ATGCACGATATTAATCTTAGAAATTGCCTATTGTGCGGTCAGAAAACAGTATTATTGTCCTCTGAAAACGATACTCTTCTTAAATGTATGGGCTGCGGCGTGGTCTTTGATGAATCAAGTATGCTCGGGGAAAGCTATTATGAAAATGAAAGAGTTCCCCATGTTGACGAAAAAAAAATAAAATCAAGAAGAAGAAATGCAAAGCAGCGCGTAAAACTTATCTGTAAGATGCTAAAAAAAGAATCATCTTTAATCGATATTGGTTGTGGAGAAGGACTTTTTCTGCAAGATGCAAAAAAATATGTAAACAATATTTATGGCATCGAGCCTACCAAGGCTTATGCTGCTTATGCAAAAGAAACCATGAATCTTGATGTACATCAGGGAACATTAGAAAGCTTTGAATGTCCTGATAATTCTTTTGATATGGTAACGATGTTTCATGTCTTAGAGCACCTTTCCTCGCCCTCTCAGGCATTAGGCAAAATTTATTCATGGCTTAAGAAGAATGGGCACATTGTTATAGAAGTCCCCAACATAGAAAGCCCCACTGCTCAATATAAGGGCTTAAACTGGGAGCTAATATATCCGGAACACAGATTTTACTTTTCGCCAACTTCTTTGCAGCATCTCCTTAAAAAGAATAATTTTGAAATTGTATCTATGAGATTCCGTGATTTTGACCAATATAGGACAGGAATAGGAACAAACCTAAGAAAATTGGGAATTACATTTGGTGTTAGAAAGAATAAAAAGCAAATAAAGGCTGCTGAAAAGCAAACGCAACCCCATGCTACCCAAAAACCTAAGGATTCTGTATTAAAGGGTATTCGCAAGACAATACAATTGCCGTTGAGAGCCTTTTTAGGCTGGCTGGTAATGAAACTAAAAAGAAGCGATTACATTTTAATAATTGCCAGAAAAATGGAGAAAAATCAATGA
- the glnA gene encoding type I glutamate--ammonia ligase → MTPKDVIKMAQENKAVMANFKFLDFPGIWQHFAVPISELKEEIFEEGLGFDGSSIRGWQAIHTSDMLIIPDPATAFMDPFMEYPTISLICNIVDPITKEFYTRDPRYIAQKAEAYLKSLGIGDTAYFGPEAEFFIFDDIRFNQTSNSGYYFIDSVEGIWNSGKDEKPNLGYKPRHKEGYFPVPPTDSQVNLRTEMVMEMQKCGIYIEREHHEVATAGQAEIDMRFDSLVRMADKLMLFKYIVKNVAKRHGKTVTFMPKPLFGDNGSGMHCHQSIWKKDKPLFAGNGYAGLSELALYYIGGILKHAPALAAITNPTTNSYKRLTPGFEAPVNLAYSARNRSACIRIPTYSPSPKAKRAEVRFPDPSCNGYLAFAAMLMAGLDGIENKIHPGEPLDKDIYDLGPEELASVPTMPASLEEALDNLEADNEFLRKGNVFTEDALDTWISYKRSKEVDALRLRPHPYEFFLYYDI, encoded by the coding sequence ATGACACCGAAAGACGTAATCAAAATGGCTCAGGAAAACAAGGCAGTCATGGCAAATTTCAAGTTCCTTGATTTTCCCGGAATCTGGCAGCATTTCGCAGTGCCGATTTCTGAATTAAAAGAAGAAATATTTGAAGAAGGCCTTGGTTTTGACGGCTCTTCAATAAGGGGATGGCAGGCGATTCACACATCGGATATGCTTATAATTCCTGACCCTGCAACAGCGTTTATGGACCCATTCATGGAGTATCCGACAATAAGCCTTATATGCAACATCGTAGACCCTATCACAAAGGAATTCTACACAAGGGACCCGCGTTATATCGCACAGAAGGCAGAGGCCTATCTTAAGTCATTAGGCATCGGCGATACAGCATATTTCGGCCCTGAGGCTGAGTTCTTCATTTTTGATGATATTAGATTCAACCAGACCTCTAACAGCGGTTATTACTTTATTGACTCTGTTGAAGGCATCTGGAATTCAGGCAAGGATGAGAAGCCAAACCTCGGATATAAGCCGAGACACAAGGAAGGTTATTTTCCCGTGCCTCCGACAGACAGTCAGGTAAATCTCAGGACAGAGATGGTCATGGAGATGCAGAAGTGCGGCATCTATATTGAGAGGGAGCACCATGAAGTTGCAACAGCAGGCCAGGCAGAGATAGACATGCGATTCGACTCTCTGGTCAGGATGGCTGATAAGCTGATGCTCTTCAAATACATCGTTAAGAATGTTGCAAAAAGGCACGGCAAGACAGTGACTTTTATGCCGAAACCTTTATTCGGTGACAACGGCTCCGGAATGCACTGCCACCAGAGTATTTGGAAGAAGGACAAACCTCTTTTTGCGGGCAACGGCTATGCAGGGCTGAGCGAGCTTGCGCTGTATTATATCGGCGGCATTCTTAAGCATGCGCCAGCGCTTGCTGCAATCACAAACCCGACTACGAATTCTTATAAAAGGCTTACGCCGGGCTTTGAGGCTCCTGTTAATCTCGCATATTCAGCAAGAAACCGTTCAGCATGCATAAGGATTCCGACCTATTCTCCAAGTCCGAAAGCAAAGAGGGCTGAAGTCAGGTTCCCTGATCCGTCATGCAATGGATACCTGGCATTTGCAGCAATGCTCATGGCAGGGCTGGACGGCATAGAGAACAAGATACACCCGGGCGAACCATTGGATAAAGACATTTATGATCTGGGGCCTGAAGAACTGGCGTCTGTTCCGACAATGCCTGCAAGCCTTGAAGAGGCCTTGGATAATCTTGAGGCTGACAATGAATTCCTCAGGAAGGGGAATGTATTCACAGAGGATGCCTTAGACACATGGATAAGCTACAAGAGGTCAAAAGAGGTTGACGCACTAAGGCTGAGACCGCATCCCTACGAGTTTTTCCTGTACTACGATATTTAA
- a CDS encoding P-II family nitrogen regulator encodes MKKVEAIIKPFKLDEVKDALNEIGIQGMTVTEVKGFGRQKGHTELYRSAEYVVDFIPKIKIEVVTSDSLAQKVVAVIEKTAKTGKIGDGKIFVYPVENVVRIRTGEQGEAAV; translated from the coding sequence ATGAAAAAGGTTGAGGCGATAATAAAACCCTTTAAGCTTGACGAAGTGAAAGATGCTCTGAACGAAATCGGCATACAGGGCATGACTGTCACAGAGGTTAAGGGTTTTGGCAGACAGAAGGGACACACCGAACTCTACAGAAGCGCTGAATATGTCGTTGACTTTATCCCGAAGATAAAGATAGAGGTGGTCACATCCGACAGCCTTGCACAAAAAGTGGTCGCTGTAATAGAAAAAACAGCGAAGACAGGAAAGATAGGCGACGGAAAGATATTCGTTTATCCTGTGGAAAATGTAGTAAGGATAAGAACAGGAGAGCAAGGAGAAGCAGCAGTATAA
- a CDS encoding glycosyltransferase family 9 protein produces MITKILFIRRDNIGDLVCTTPSIHAVREKYPDTKIGILVNTYNADAVINNPDIDELYIYEKAKHAPDKNKFSVWLNNLRVLQKIRKERYDIAIGCGAYSPRLARYTLLTGAKTRIGYLKKGMEKSKCYSMPLYEPGGILHEVQKTYNLLTPLGINGQPSGLRMFPETTEVNKVKDFLNSSGFLKEKPVIAFHISSRRPENRWPVQRFVELANLISTNYAAAILLLWSPGSEKNVYHPGDDEKAEIIKNSLKPEPAAYKTSHIRELIAALSVSSLVVCCDGGAMHIAAALGKPVVTIWGSTNPDSWAPWGTKHVILKKNRNAADISVEDAFAAVTTLIKQQ; encoded by the coding sequence ATGATAACAAAAATCCTTTTTATACGCCGCGACAACATAGGAGACCTTGTCTGCACAACTCCGTCTATCCATGCTGTTAGAGAAAAATACCCTGACACAAAAATAGGTATTCTGGTAAACACTTATAATGCGGACGCTGTAATCAACAATCCGGATATAGACGAACTCTACATATACGAAAAAGCAAAACATGCCCCTGACAAGAACAAGTTTTCTGTGTGGTTAAATAATCTGAGGGTCTTACAGAAAATAAGGAAAGAAAGATATGACATTGCCATAGGCTGCGGTGCATATTCTCCACGGCTCGCAAGATATACGCTGCTTACCGGCGCAAAAACAAGAATAGGATACTTAAAAAAAGGCATGGAAAAATCAAAGTGCTATAGTATGCCTCTGTATGAACCCGGGGGAATACTCCATGAGGTTCAGAAGACCTATAATCTGTTGACTCCCCTCGGCATAAACGGTCAGCCTTCTGGATTAAGGATGTTTCCTGAAACCACAGAGGTAAATAAAGTTAAGGATTTCTTGAACTCATCAGGCTTTCTGAAAGAAAAGCCTGTCATCGCCTTTCATATAAGCAGCAGACGTCCTGAGAACAGATGGCCTGTTCAGAGATTTGTAGAACTTGCAAATCTTATATCTACAAATTACGCTGCTGCTATACTTCTCCTATGGTCGCCCGGCAGTGAAAAGAATGTATACCACCCCGGAGATGATGAAAAGGCAGAGATTATTAAAAATTCCTTAAAACCAGAACCTGCTGCATACAAAACCTCTCATATCAGAGAGCTTATTGCCGCCTTGAGCGTGAGCAGTCTTGTTGTCTGCTGCGACGGAGGAGCAATGCACATTGCTGCAGCTTTGGGAAAACCTGTTGTGACAATATGGGGTTCAACCAATCCTGATAGTTGGGCGCCATGGGGCACAAAACATGTCATCCTGAAAAAAAACAGAAATGCAGCTGACATTTCTGTTGAAGACGCCTTTGCTGCCGTAACCACACTTATAAAACAACAGTAA